The following coding sequences are from one Capsicum annuum cultivar UCD-10X-F1 chromosome 3, UCD10Xv1.1, whole genome shotgun sequence window:
- the LOC107865034 gene encoding uncharacterized protein LOC107865034, which produces MGKALSYIPPSLKGDKVVVQLEEADIVEQEAYWSTALIGFSIMMMDIISSNFAMISDRDLVMQSGPYTYRNRPVILRNWEIDFEFNPECLNKVLLWIKFPSLPLGYWSAEALSKLASVVGRPMYIDKYTAAMERISYARVLVETDISHPLPDRVEISTLSGIIQQNLTYDWVPKFCVDCNLFGHNSDECQKKQKVETEEPQAPHP; this is translated from the exons ATGGGAAAAGCACTGTCATACATACCCCCGTCGCTGAAGGGAGATAAGGTGGTGGTTCAACTAGAGGAGGCAGATATAGTCGAACAAGAGGCCTATTGGAGTACTGCGCTGATTGG ATTCTCTATCATGATGATGGATATTATATCTTCAAATTTTGCgatgatatctgatagagatttAGTGATGCAATCAGGGCCATATACATACCGGAATAGGCCAGTAATTTTGCGGAATTGGGAGATCGATTTTGAATTTAACCCAGAATGTCTTAATAAAGTTCTCCTATGGATAAAATTCCCTAGCCTTCCTCTGGGATACTGGTCAGCTGAGGCATTGAGTAAATTGGCGAGTGTGGTGGGTAGACCCATGTATATAGACAAATACACTGCAGCTATGGAGAGAATATCTTACGCAAGAGTGCTGGTTGAGACTGATATTAGTCATCCTCTGCCTGATCGGGTAGAAATAAGCACTCTATCTGGTATTATACAGCAAAACTTAACCTATGACTGGGTGCCCAAATTTTGTGTGGACTGTAACCTATTTGGGCATAATAGTGATGAATGCCAAAAGAAGCAGAAGGTTGAGACTGAGGAACCTCAAGCACCACACCCATAA